A region of Acaryochloris sp. CCMEE 5410 DNA encodes the following proteins:
- a CDS encoding class I SAM-dependent methyltransferase, producing the protein MSSNAIEHYDKHLGKFYAWMVGDFASASQSMADYFDTIELQPVSTRKALDLGCGHGLQTIPLAKRGFTVTGIDTCALLLETLRDNISELPITNISELPITLVQANLLSFPEHIHSEVDAIVCMGGHHYSLRFDGRC; encoded by the coding sequence ATGTCTTCAAACGCCATTGAGCATTACGATAAGCATCTTGGCAAGTTTTATGCTTGGATGGTTGGAGATTTTGCCAGTGCATCTCAATCGATGGCTGATTATTTCGACACAATTGAACTGCAACCTGTCTCGACGAGGAAAGCATTGGATCTTGGTTGTGGTCATGGACTACAGACCATTCCGCTTGCCAAGCGTGGATTTACTGTCACGGGGATAGATACTTGCGCCTTGCTGCTCGAAACCCTAAGGGACAATATAAGTGAACTACCCATCACAAATATAAGTGAACTACCCATCACATTAGTACAAGCCAACTTGCTATCATTCCCGGAGCATATTCACTCCGAGGTCGATGCAATTGTCTGTATGGGTGGACACCATTACTCACTTAGATTTGATGGAAGATGTTGA